The nucleotide window AATCCTTTAACGGCCCATCCAGCCACCGTCCACGGTTAGGATGGAACCACTCATATAATCACTAGCTTTTGAAGCTAAGAAAACAATAGGTCCTTTAAAATCATCTGGTTCTCCCCACCGGCCAGCCGGTATCCTCGCCAAAATAGCATCGCTACGGTTAGCATCATTCCGCAAAGCTTCAGTATTATCTGTTGCGATATAACCCGGGGCTATAGCATTCACTTGAACACCCTTACCAGACCATTCATTAGATAAAGCCATTGTTAATTGCCCGATTGCTCCTTTTGAAGCGGCATATCCGGGCACAGTAATCCCTCCTTGAAATGTTAGTAAAGAGGCAGTGAAAATAACTTTACCAGATTGTTGCTTAATCATTTCCTTACCAATTTCCCTGCTGAGAATGAATTGAGCATTCAAATTTACTTCGATCACTTTGTCCCAGTATTCATCGGGATGTTCAGCTGCCGGTTTACGCAAAATAGTACCTGCATTATTCACCAAAATATCAATTACAGGATAATCAGCCTTCACTTTACTAATAAATGAGTACAATGACTCACGATTGGAAAAATCACATTGGTAAGCCTTGAAATTTTTACCAATTTCTTTGATTCGTCTTTCA belongs to Aegicerativicinus sediminis and includes:
- a CDS encoding SDR family NAD(P)-dependent oxidoreductase — protein: MNLFNLEGKTALVTGCKRGIGFAMAEALAEAGANIIGVSATLELEGSNIERRIKEIGKNFKAYQCDFSNRESLYSFISKVKADYPVIDILVNNAGTILRKPAAEHPDEYWDKVIEVNLNAQFILSREIGKEMIKQQSGKVIFTASLLTFQGGITVPGYAASKGAIGQLTMALSNEWSGKGVQVNAIAPGYIATDNTEALRNDANRSDAILARIPAGRWGEPDDFKGPIVFLASKASDYMSGSILTVDGGWMGR